Genomic DNA from Hymenobacter jejuensis:
GTTGCTGCAAGATGTCGGGCTTGATGACGCTAAGAATAATGAAGAAGAAGCCCAGCGCAATCGACGCTACCATCGCCGTAATAATACCCGTGCCAAAGCCCTGCAGGTACGGCAACCGGTCGTCTTTGGCCCGTTTCAAATTCATGATGGCCAGGATCACCCCGACGGCCAGAATAACGAGATCGAGGGCTCCGGCGCTCATATTCCTGAAAAAGTCGGCCAGCACGGCAATGAGCGTGTACACAATCAGGACTGCTGCTGTCAGGAGGCCGTAGCGGAAACCATTGTTTTCGGCAGTAATGCGAGCGTCAGCCATATAGGTCAGAAAAAAGGGGTTAGGAAGAGGATCAGAATGAAAACTTAGGAACTGCAGGCCAGCCGTCCGATGTTATACGACTCGCAGGCTGCGCGCAGTTCAATGCTGATTTCCTATACTCTTTTCAGCAAATGGATGTTGTGCAGCTACTTATTTTTTTTGTTTTCGATAATCCCGATTCAATTTACCGGCTTGGCAATGCGCTGAAAATGAGTCTGAAATTTTCATTTGGGTTTGTATCAGCTATTTAATTGCGCAAGAGTATTTAACGTGCCCCGAGGCATTTTGCGTAATTTCGCGCGCCGTTTCTCAGGCCCGCTTTCCGTTTAATTTTCGTTTCTCCGCTTTATCATATGATCAGCACTTCCAACGTAAGCCTCCGCTACGGCAAGCGTATCTTGTTCGAAGACGTAACCATCAAATTTTTGCCGGGCAACTGCTACGGCCTGATCGGGGCCAACGGCGCCGGCAAATCGACCTTCCTGAAGATTCTTTCGGGCGAAATCGAGCCGAACACTGGCACCGTGGATTTGCCGGCCGGGCAGCGCTTGGCGGTGCTGAAGCAGAACCAGTTTGCCTACGATGAGTTTCCCGTTCTCCAAACCGTAATCATGGGCCACCAGCGCCTGTGGGGCGTGATGGAGGAAAAAGACGCCCTCTACGCCAAACCCGACTTTTCGGATGCCGACGGCGAGCGCGCTGCTGTGTTGGAGGGCGAATTTGCCGACTTGGAAGGCTGGAATGCCGAATACGAAGCCGCAGAACTGCTTAGTGGTCTGGGCATTACGGAAGACAAGCACTACACGCTTATGTCGGACTTGGGCGGCTCGGAAAAGGTGCGGGTGCTGCTGGCACAAGCCCTGTTTGGCAACCCCGACGTGCTGCTGCTCGACGAGCCAACCAACAACCTCGACGCCGAATCGGTGTTGTGGCTGGAAAACTTCCTCGACAATTTCCAGAACACGGTAATTGTAGTATCGCACGACCGCCACTTTCTCGACGCGGTGTGTAACTACATGGCCGACCTGGATTTCTCGAAAATCACGATGTATCCGGGCAACTACTCGTTCTGGTACGAAAGCTCGCAGCTGGTGCTCAAGCAGCGGCAGGAAGCCAACAAGAAAACCGAAGACAAGCGCAAGGAGCTCGAAGAGTTTGTGCGGCGCTTTTCGGCCAATGCTTCGAAAAGCAAGCAGGCTACCTCACGGCAGAAGCTGCTACAAAAGCTTACCCTAGAGGACATTAAGCCCTCGTCGCGCAAGTATCCCTACATCGCCTTCAAACCCGAGCGTGAAGCCGGCAACCAACTGCTGACCGTCGAGAATCTGTCGAAATCGGTGGACGGGCAGACCGTTTTCCGCAACGTTAGCTTCTCGCTGGATAAGAAGGACAAGATTGCCATTGTCGGCCGCGACGACCGGGCGGCCTCCCTCCTATTTGACATTCTGTTCGAGCAAGCCAAGCCCGACACCGGCGAATTCAAGTGGGGCACGACCATTACGCCGTCGTACTTCCCGAGGGAAAATAGCGAATTCTTCGAGTCTGACCTCAATTTGGTAGACTGGTTGCGGCAATATTCGGCCGAGAAGGACGAGAGTTTTATCCGGGGCTTTTTGGGCCGGATGCTGTTTTCGGGCGAAGAGTCTTTGAAGAAGGCGAACGTACTGAGCGGTGGGGAAAAAGTCCGCTGCATGCTCTCCAAGATTATGATGGAATCGGGCAACGTGCTTGTGCTCGACGACCCGACCAACCACCTCGATCTGGAAAGTATTCAGGCCCTCAACAACAGCCTGCGCGATTATACGGGCACACTCATCTTCTCTTCACACGACTTGCAGTTTATTGAAACGGTAGCCAACCGCATCATCGAACTCACGCCCGACGGCATCATCGACCGGCGCATGAACTACGAAGAATATCTGGCCGACGACCAAATCAAAACGCAGCGCAAGCGCATGTATCAACTTGTGTCTTAAGCACGTTGTAACGTTATGAAACGACTCTTCTGCCTGTTGGTTTTGGGTGGCTCGGCGCTGTGGCTGGCGCCTACGGCATCGGCCCAAACCGACACGACCCGCACCACCGTCAAACCGCAGCTGAATACGGCGCCTCCCGGGCCACCAACCCCGGCGCCGCGCCCGGCTGATCAGCCCGCGGCCCGGCCTGCGGTGCCCGTACCGGCTCCGCCGCCCGTCGATCAGCCGTTGCCGTCGCAGACAGCCCCGCGCAGCGACAGCCCCTCCGGCCTCGATTTTCCGGTAGGTGCTAAACTAAAGGCTGATGAGCCCAAGTCGAAGTACTTTCTTTACACCAACTTCGGGCTGGGCTATAGCAGCAACCCGTACAGCGGAGGCCAGTTTAGCGCTAGTCTGGCGCCGGCCATTGGGTATCGCCTCACCGATAAGTTCTCATTTGGCCCCGGCATCAGCTACGCCTTCAACAGCGTGTCGTTCCCGAGTGACTACCGCACGATAGGGTTCCCGAACAGCGTACAGCTTAACAGCTTGGGTATCAAGGGGTTCGCGCAGTACATGTTCTACCGCGAATTCTTCATTCATGCCGAATACGAAGTTACCCGCGCCGAATCGTACAACGTGTACGAAGTGATCCCTCAGCAGCAGTACGAAGTTGTGAAGGTAAAGCGCACCCTCAACACGCCTTTGCTGGGCCTGGGCTACCGTCAGCAATTTGGGCAGCGGGCCGCCGGCGATATTACCGTGCTTTATAATTTTAATGACGGTTATGATACGGCTGGCTATCCGTTGTCGCCTTACGGCCAACCGGTAATTCGCTTCAGCTTTTTATTCGACATCGGGCGATAACGCATTTTCGGCTCCCGAATCGACAAATAAAAAAAGCTGCTCCATTGCTGGAGCAGCTTTTTTTATTTGCGTTTTTTCAGACTAAATAGAATTTATTTCGACTCGTAAAAGCCGAAATAAATACGCTACACCGCGTTGCCTCTAATCAGACGTAGCAATACGGCTACAATGGCTATAACAAGCAGAACGTGAATGATTCCGCCGGTGTAGAAGCCGCCGAAGAAGCTAATAGCCCAAATGATTACTAAAATGACGGCAATAAGATACAGCAGATTTCCCATGGTGGTTGGAATTAGGTTTGATGAAAGGAAGGGAGAGAACGAAGCGCCTGGAAGGGTCTAATCGGGATGGATTAGTTTGGAAAGGCGATTTGCGGATTTGTACGCTAACGTTTTGAAAAGGATATATTCGACTAAAAGAATTAGATATACCGGAGAGTTATTTTTTTTGAAAAATGCCTTTTTGGGCAAATTGAGGCCTTTTTTAGTTTCACTTATTTTTTCATTTGTAGGACTACGCTGCGATTGGCGGCGCTTTGGAGGCGGGTATTTTCGCGCTAGCTTTGCAGCCACGCGCTTTTTCGGAGGCGCGCTTTCGTATTCCCACCCACTTTTACCACCCTCACATGACCAACGTCGCCGTTATCGGCTCGGGTACTATGGGCAACGGCATTGCCCACGTGTTTGCTCAACACGGCTTTGCAGTTGCCCTCATCGACATCAACCAGCCCGCGCTGGACAAGGCCCTCGGCACCATCGGCAAAAACCTCGATCGGCAGGTAGCCAAAGGCAGCCTCAGCGAAGCCGACAAATTGGCTACCATCGGCCGCATCACCACGTTTACGTCCATTGCCGATGGCGTGCGCAAAGCAGAATTGGTAGTCGAAGCCGCCACGGAAAATGTAGATCTGAAGCTGCAAATCTTCCGCGACCTCGACCAGCACGCGCCACAGGAGGCGATTTTGGCATCCAACACGTCGTCTATTTCCATTACCAAAATTGCCGCCGTTACGAAGCGCACCGACAAGGTTATTGGCATGCACTTTATGAACCCGGTGCCGGTGATGAAGCTGGTAGAAGTGATCCGCGGCTACGCCACCTCCGACCCAGTGACGGCGCGCATCATGGAGATTTCGCGGCAACTGGGCAAAACGCCCACAGAAGTCAATGATTATCCGGGGTTTGTGGCCAACCGCATCCTGATGCCGATGATCAACGAGGCCATTTATAGCCTGTTTGAAGGCGTGGCCGGCGTGGAAGAAATTGACACGGTGATGAAGTTGGGAATGGCTCACCCCATGGGCCCGCTGCAACTGGCCGACTTTATCGGGCTAGACGTGTGCTTGGCCATCCTGCGCGTGCTGCACGACGGGTTGGGTAACCCCAAATACGCTCCTTGCCCGTTGCTGGTGAACATGGTCATGGCGGGCCGGCTGGGCAGTAAGTCGGGCGAAGGCTTTTACTCCTGGACGCACGGCACCAAGGAGTTGGTCGTGGCAGAACGGTTCAGGAAATAAAGCCCTGCTCTCACCGCTAGAAAAAGCCCCCGCCTTCTCAAGATGCCGGGGCTTTTGTGCGCTGTCTCCACGGTGCACTTAACGCCCAGAAATGCTGTTTATAAACTTGTCTCTGTAGGGCAAATCCTGCAATCTACGGGGCGTCACGGAGCTCGTGGCAAAACATTTAGGCGGCTCTCTTTGTGAATACGTACTACGTTCTGGCCTTACTGTTCAGCTGCAAGGGCCAATGTAGTGGTTGCCTAATACCTAATTGAATCTCAAGCATCTATAAAACATGGAACAAGCAACATTTGGGGCCGGCTGCTTTTGGTGCGTCGAGGCAGTTTTTCAGAACCTCAACGGCGTGGAGAAAGTAGTGTCGGGCTATACCGGCGGACGCATCGCCAACCCCACCTACAAGGAAGTATGCAGCGGCCTGACGGGCCACAACGAGGTCGCCCAGATCACGTTTGACCCGGCCGTCATCAGCTTTGAGGAGTTGTTGGAAGTGTTCTGGAAAACCCACGACCCTACCTCGCTCAACCGGCAAGGCAACGACGTGGGTACGCAGTACCGCTCCGGCATTTATTACCACAACGACGAGCAGCGCCGCATCGCCGAAGAGTACAAGCAAAAACTCAACGACGCGCACGCTTTCGAAAAGCCCATCGTAACGGAAATCCTGCCCCTAACGGCATTCTATCCGGCCGAGGACTATCATCAGAATTACTTCAACCAGAATGGCAACCAGCCTTATTGCCAGTTTGTGGTAAAACCCAAAGTCGACAAGGTGCGGCAGGTATTTGGCGAAAAGCTTAAAGCCACCGCCAAATCATAAGTACTTGCTAATCAATTATTTATAAAAGCCGTTTCGCTTAACTGCGAAACGGCTTTTTTGTGCGTTGCATCGACATGTTAAGAGTAATTTCGGCATTGGCCACAACGTAGCTCGACCTAACCAAATCGCTGGTTTCGAGTAGAAGCGATACCACGCATATTTCTACGACTGGCATGG
This window encodes:
- a CDS encoding DUF4199 domain-containing protein; protein product: MADARITAENNGFRYGLLTAAVLIVYTLIAVLADFFRNMSAGALDLVILAVGVILAIMNLKRAKDDRLPYLQGFGTGIITAMVASIALGFFFIILSVIKPDILQQLTRARDLFGSDLSVVIAFLAIILMGSMGGMIISLVAMQYFKSPDHKPMEGVE
- a CDS encoding ABC-F family ATP-binding cassette domain-containing protein, coding for MISTSNVSLRYGKRILFEDVTIKFLPGNCYGLIGANGAGKSTFLKILSGEIEPNTGTVDLPAGQRLAVLKQNQFAYDEFPVLQTVIMGHQRLWGVMEEKDALYAKPDFSDADGERAAVLEGEFADLEGWNAEYEAAELLSGLGITEDKHYTLMSDLGGSEKVRVLLAQALFGNPDVLLLDEPTNNLDAESVLWLENFLDNFQNTVIVVSHDRHFLDAVCNYMADLDFSKITMYPGNYSFWYESSQLVLKQRQEANKKTEDKRKELEEFVRRFSANASKSKQATSRQKLLQKLTLEDIKPSSRKYPYIAFKPEREAGNQLLTVENLSKSVDGQTVFRNVSFSLDKKDKIAIVGRDDRAASLLFDILFEQAKPDTGEFKWGTTITPSYFPRENSEFFESDLNLVDWLRQYSAEKDESFIRGFLGRMLFSGEESLKKANVLSGGEKVRCMLSKIMMESGNVLVLDDPTNHLDLESIQALNNSLRDYTGTLIFSSHDLQFIETVANRIIELTPDGIIDRRMNYEEYLADDQIKTQRKRMYQLVS
- a CDS encoding lmo0937 family membrane protein; this encodes MGNLLYLIAVILVIIWAISFFGGFYTGGIIHVLLVIAIVAVLLRLIRGNAV
- a CDS encoding 3-hydroxybutyryl-CoA dehydrogenase, whose translation is MTNVAVIGSGTMGNGIAHVFAQHGFAVALIDINQPALDKALGTIGKNLDRQVAKGSLSEADKLATIGRITTFTSIADGVRKAELVVEAATENVDLKLQIFRDLDQHAPQEAILASNTSSISITKIAAVTKRTDKVIGMHFMNPVPVMKLVEVIRGYATSDPVTARIMEISRQLGKTPTEVNDYPGFVANRILMPMINEAIYSLFEGVAGVEEIDTVMKLGMAHPMGPLQLADFIGLDVCLAILRVLHDGLGNPKYAPCPLLVNMVMAGRLGSKSGEGFYSWTHGTKELVVAERFRK
- the msrA gene encoding peptide-methionine (S)-S-oxide reductase MsrA; this translates as MEQATFGAGCFWCVEAVFQNLNGVEKVVSGYTGGRIANPTYKEVCSGLTGHNEVAQITFDPAVISFEELLEVFWKTHDPTSLNRQGNDVGTQYRSGIYYHNDEQRRIAEEYKQKLNDAHAFEKPIVTEILPLTAFYPAEDYHQNYFNQNGNQPYCQFVVKPKVDKVRQVFGEKLKATAKS